The genomic stretch ACTGGAGGTCTTAAGAATCTGGGAATATACCGGACAGGTACGAAGGGGATATTTTATAGAAGGTATGTCAGGGGTTCAGTTTATCAGAGAGAAGGACTTTGCAGGGGTGATGTATGCCCTTGAGAATCCAAAGGAGCAGCTTATCTGGATACCGGCTATAGATCCCTGTCAGCCTTGGGGAAAGTGCCTTGCCCACAGGGAGGGCAGAAGTTTTATGAATGTTCCAGGGACAATCGTAGCTTTAAGAGGCGGTGCGACTGTTGCAGTAATGGAACGGCAGGGGAAGATTCTGCGGATATTTGATATGGAAGCTGCGGATAGTCTGTTAGAGGCTTTTTCCAGGGATTTTCATAAGAAGAGGCTGTTTCCGCAGATAAACCGTCTTATTGTGAAGGAATACCCGGAGGATATGACGGATATTTTTAAAAAGTATGGATATAAAAAAGAAATACAGGATTATGTGTTGTACAGAAGCTAGTGTGAATTACGAATGGCGCAATTCACATCACCCCATGATTTATAGGTGCCACACTTCAATGGAAACTGTGTGTATATTAGAAAGCAATGTCCGAGAGTGATTGGAACACGTAAGGTGTGCATGGTGGCTGATGTGAAATAAAGGAATTTCAATTTCTTATTTAGGCAGTACCTCTTGCAACAAGAGGTAGACATAAATTAAAAAAGGACAGAGTGGGTATGGAATTTATAATTGAAGCAGGAAAGTTATCTGACATCGATGAAATAGAGAGGCTTTACAATGAAATGAATGATGCCCTGGAGGCTGGTATAAATTATCCCGGCTTTAAGAAGGGGATATATCCGGTAAGAGAAAATGCTGTTGAAGGGGTAGAGGAAGGTTATCTCTATGTGATAAGATGTGACGGCAGGATTGCAGGCAGCGTCATATTAAGCCATAAACCGGAGGAAGCCTATATTGCTGTTGCCTGGAACATAGAGTGTTCTTATGACAAGATCATTGTCATCCACACCCTGGCGGTCCATCCGGACTTTGTCAGGAAAGGAATTGGACATTCACTCATGAATTTCGCAGAACAGCATGCCAGAAAACAGGGGATGAAGGCAATTCGGCTGGACGTATACGAGAAGAATTATCCGGCAATCCGTTTGTATGAACGGTGTGGTTATGAGTATGTGGAAACTGTAGATTTAGGTTATGCCGATTATGGACTGCCCTGGTATAAGTTATATGAAAAGGTGCTGTAGGAGTTCGTAGAAAAACAATAAAACATAAAATAAATGTAAGTTATCTCTGCCGGATATAAAACCCGGTAACAAAGGTTTATATCCGGCAGAGATAAGTTGAAACTCAGCATATACAGTGTCGCTGTTTTCCATAAATGTACCCTGTTAAAAACAGTTGAAAATATAAAACAATTAATAGGGCAAAACGATACTTTAGTGTAAGCAGGGATTTAAGAAGCAGCAGCTCTCTGGGATTAGGATCCAGATACTGCATCTGTTGGAACTGTTCTTTTAAGGTATCCGTGACCTTTGCCAGATAAGAGAAATCAGACCATCTGGTGGGAATGAATTTTCTGGCAAAGATAAGCGGATTACCAGTTTTGAAATAGAAAAAGAGTAACAGAGACAGGATTATAAAAGTTAGACCGATATAGGCAAGAAGTTGCTTCCTGTTTTTTTTTCTGTAAATAATACAATGGTGCAATGCAAAATGCAGAAAGCAGAGAAGTATCAGCCATAAGGGCAGGAGAAAGGATGAAGAAAGGAGATTTCCGTAAAAATATCCGTCTATCAACGAATAATTGTCTGTCAGGCTGCTGCCTGCAAGAAAGGCAGCAGCATACATTTCTTCTTTTCCTTTGCCTTTTTCGGTTATTTTCAGCTCAATATTAGAAAAAGTATCGGCTCTTTTTGAGCTTTGCACCAAAAACACAGGAACAGAGCTTTTCACCACACCTCTGACAATATAGGTGCTGTTTTTATATAACAGCTCATTGTTAACAGCAGTAATGGTACCAAACAATTCGTAAGCTGTACCTGAATCCAGAACACAGCCATAAGCATCCTCCTGATAGACATAATTGCCGGACAACAGTGACATGGGTACGGTATCCCTCATATTGCCCCAAAGAGTTACTGCCAGGACTTTAGCTTTGCGTCCAAGATAGAGATTTGTAAGTTCTGCTCCTTCTTCTGATTTCCAGGCTGTCAGGGAGAGCAGGGTGCGGCTGTTAAAGGTTGGGTCGGATTCCTTTTCCTGTTCCAGCG from Anaerocolumna sp. AGMB13020 encodes the following:
- a CDS encoding GNAT family N-acetyltransferase; the protein is MEFIIEAGKLSDIDEIERLYNEMNDALEAGINYPGFKKGIYPVRENAVEGVEEGYLYVIRCDGRIAGSVILSHKPEEAYIAVAWNIECSYDKIIVIHTLAVHPDFVRKGIGHSLMNFAEQHARKQGMKAIRLDVYEKNYPAIRLYERCGYEYVETVDLGYADYGLPWYKLYEKVL
- a CDS encoding ABC transporter permease, with the protein product MKRNRMLMLFLLTGLLLLWFMSRCIMDTSYDRDFFSSVSIRDHKTGISKAALIEALEQEKESDPTFNSRTLLSLTAWKSEEGAELTNLYLGRKAKVLAVTLWGNMRDTVPMSLLSGNYVYQEDAYGCVLDSGTAYELFGTITAVNNELLYKNSTYIVRGVVKSSVPVFLVQSSKRADTFSNIELKITEKGKGKEEMYAAAFLAGSSLTDNYSLIDGYFYGNLLSSSFLLPLWLILLCFLHFALHHCIIYRKKNRKQLLAYIGLTFIILSLLLFFYFKTGNPLIFARKFIPTRWSDFSYLAKVTDTLKEQFQQMQYLDPNPRELLLLKSLLTLKYRFALLIVLYFQLFLTGYIYGKQRHCIC